The genomic region TCTCAATGCTATGATGGCAGAAACTGGTGCTCGTATCAATATTCCTCCTGCATCAGTGCAGCAGGATGAAATAACCATAGCTGGCGAGAAGGAAGGAGTTTTATCTGCAAAGCAAAAGATTGAAAGTATCTACAAAGACATGGTACGTtggaaaagttattttatacaatgttttgtaacatattttgcaatatacataacttttaaatttctaatataggAAAAAAGATGTACCACAGTATCTGTAGAAGTTCCAAAGTCTCAACACAAATATGTAATTGGACCTCGTGGCAGTACCATAGCAGAGATATTACAAACAACTGGAGTAAGTGTAGAGATGCCTGCACCTGACTCAGCAACTGGTACCATAACTCTTAGAGGACCCCAAGAGAAACTTGGTCAGGGTAAGAAATCTAAAAAttggatatattaaatattaattacattttttataactaatctatctattatatatttataatgtattatatgtttgtaGCACTTAACAAAGTGTATGAAAAGGCGAACAGCGTTCGCACTGCTGTAGTAGAAGCTCCAGTGtggatacataaatatatcattggaCGCAAGGgagtaaatattaagaaaattactcAAGAAATGCCGAAAGTAAATGTAGAATTCACAGGAAAGGAGGACAAAATTAAGATAGAAGGTCCACCTGAGGAAGTAGAGAAAGCGCAAAATGAGCTACAGCTCATGGCCAATGATCTTATTGCTAAGCTGACTTTTACAGAACTGAATGTTGACCCAAGATTTTACAAACATATCATTGGGAAAAACGGTTGCAATGGTAAgccgattttaattattttataatatttaatatttgcaatactATCTATACCATTTTTGtctgtaatataaaagaaaatgtcaaaGTTTACATtacttaatttcttttctattttttttagtgaaCCGTGTTAAAGAAGGAACAGGTGTTGTGATTAGTATCTCTGAAAATGATGGCAGTAATGTCATTCGTATTGAAGGCAATCTTGCTGGTGTGTTAAAAGCTCAAACAGtatgtatttacattattatataaaaacaattatcgtTAAATAGATGGAAATACtaacgttttataaataatttaggaaCTTGTAGAAATGGTGAAAAAACTagagaatgagaaagaaaaagacgtGATTATAGATCACAGATATTATCGTAACATAATTGGTAACAAAGGAGATAATATCAAAGAGATTAGAGATAAATTCAATCAAGTACAAATTACTATACCTGGACCAGGtgagtaatatttattatatataatatttaatatttattataataaaatttgcactgttttaatgtgataaaaatattctctgaATGAAAATCAAATCTTTTCCTTTCCAGGTGAAAAAGGAGATATAGTGAAGATTAGAGGACCCAAAGAAGATGTTGACAAGTGCCATAAACATCTAATGAAGCTAGTGAAAGAATTAAATGAAAGCAATCATGTATTGgaagtacctatttttaaacagTTTCACAAGTTTGTTATCGGAAAGGGTGGCGTTAATATTCGCAAGGTTAATATTCgtatcagatttttattatttatagtttgcttattatatttgaatatctaTATCTATGAATTATATGATACAGATTAGGGAAGAAACACAAACAAAAATCGATTTACCTGCTGAAGGCGAAAAGAGCGATGTTATAACTATTActggaaagaaagaaaatgtggAAAAAGCAAGAGAAATGATACAAAAGATTCAAAATGAattggtaaatatattttacatcgtgtatataaaatatatgtttaaataacaagaaaacagtatatatatatataaaattttttattatactaggCTAACATTGTTACCGAGGAGATCACTATTCCGCCAAAGTTTTACAATTCTCTCATTGGTACTGGGGGTAAACTAATACATTCTATTATGGAAGATTGCGGAGGCGTCACAATCAAATTCCCTACTGCAGAAAGTAAAAGTGATAAggtaaaagaaagaaaaaggagtgaacaatatcattttttgatttgtattaaagtttttactgATAAATATGTGTGCAGGTCAGTATCAGAGGGCCAAAGGACGATGTGGAGAAAGCGAAAGCGCAACTTTTAGAATTAAGTAACGAGAAACAATTATCCAGTTTTTCGGTTGAAGTGCGTGCCAAAGTTCAACATCATAAATTCCTCATTGGAAAGAATGGTGCCAACATCAAGAAGGTAAATTGCATCAAGACAAAATTGTAGCATCATATTTCTggataacatttaaaaaataaatataaatttctttttttttttcatagataAGAGAATCTACAGGCGCACGAATTATATTCCCGACGGACGAGGATCAAGATAAAGAAGTAATTACAATTATGGGCAAGAAAGAAGCGGTCGAGAAAGCTAAAGCCGAACTGGAAGCCACGATTAAGGAGATTGTACGTGAAGATTATTACTTTCGAGTCCGTATACGTGAATTAATAGATGTAATTATCTCTAAAATTCTCcttgatatattttcacaGGACAACATTATCGAGGGTGAAATTCGTATCGATCCTAAGCATCATAGACATTTTGTGGCTCGAAGAGGTGGTGTTCTGCATCGAATCGCTGATGAATGCGGCGGCGTGCAAATATCCTTTCCACGAGCGGGTGTGGACAGCGATCGCGTTATCCTGAAAGGTTCGCACGAGTGCATAGAGGCTGCGAAACAACGTATGCGAGAAATCGTTCAGGACTTGGTATGGCATTATGGACGAATTATCCTTGTACGCGTAATCGTATGTGCATTGTATACTTATCGTTCTATTCATTTGATTTAGGAATCTATGGTAACGGTGGAATGCATAATACCACAAAAACACCATCGTACTGTGATGGGTGCCAAGGGACGCAAGGTGCAAAATATAACGTCCGAATACGACGTCCAAATCAAATTCCCCGATCGCGATGTCTATGGTtagtactaatttttttttttttttttttttcgtcgcttgtatgtataattttccCTGAATGTATAAAGATGATtgattatttgcaaatattactATTCTAGAAGAACAAAAAGTACCGGAACAGATTAACGGCGAGAACGGAGAAACCGGAGAGATTGTTCTATCTTGCGATATAATTCGCATTACCGGACAACCGGAGAATGTTGCTGCCGCCAAACAAGCTTTACTCGATCTCGTGCCTATTACGATTCAAGTTAGTTTATATTCTCATGGACCGAATTACTTTACACATTcgtaaaaatagttttaagtaaaattttttttcttccgtaTTTAGGTAGACGTACCGTTTGATTTTCATCGTTCGATAATTGGGCAGAAGGGTAAAGACGTTCGGGAACTAATGAATACGTACGATGTACACATTATGCTCTCGCCGGCAGAGGAAAAACTTGATTATATCAaggtaaattatttcattcgaTTTGCGAGAGATATAAACGTTTATTTCACTCTATTCATTCCTTGTCTATTTCTTAGATCTCTGGAACACCGTCTTGTGTTCAAAATGCCAAGGAAGCTATTCTTGAAAAATGTGAGACGTTGAAGGCCGAACGAGAAGACCGAGCATTAAAATCCTTTGAATTGAAGGTGAGTTCTTTATGTGACGGATTTCCTAATACCTAAAGTTTAATTCTCAAAGAGAAATGATATCTAATCaagtatctaataaaaaaatcatcataaaacttttatacgaaatatatcACACGcacattattcaatatatagcTCGAAGTCGATCCGGAATATCATCCAAAAATAATCGGTCGAAAAGGAGCAGTGATCAGTAAAATACGTAGTGATCATGACGTCCAAATTAACTTCCCGCGCAAGGGTGATCCCGAGGAGCACATTATCACGATCACtggatatgaaaaaaatgcgtATAGTGCCCGGGATGATATCATGAAGATCGTCAACGAATTGGTGATTTACTCTTCTATTATCGGAAAAACTACTACAAAAATATACTCAACAGCTCGTGCTTTACAATTTACTTTCTTCCTTTCGTATCACTTTAGAACGGTTTGACTAAGGAGGAAGTACAGATAAACGCTGCCGTGCACTCACGTTTGATTGGTGCGAAAGGTCGCAACATCCGTAAAATAATGGATGAATATAAAGTCGATATAAAGTTTCCGAGGAAAACTGATGCCGATCCTAATATCGTGACGATCGTGGGAGTGGAAGAGAATGTAGCAGATGCGAGGGAGCGTTTATTAAATCTAGAGGAAGAATATGTAAGTATAATGTGTTCGTTGCGCAAAAGTCATTAAGTAGAAATAAAttcgtaattttaaatgatctaaaaaaaatctttatatacgaTGGTTTCACATAGATGCAAGATGTGATAGAAAACGAATATCGCGAAAGTCTGCGTTCTCCTCAACGTGACGACGCCAATGTTGGTGGCAACGAAAATGACACCGGTTTCATCGTGAAGGGTGGACCGTGggagcagcagcagcaacagcaacagccTCAAAGCGCGCCCAACACAGCCAGCGTGGAAGAATTTCCGCAGTTTGCCGGTTACTCTCACGTGCCCGTCGCGACCCCAGACGGTCCCTGGGGTATTAAGCGTTAAAAACAAACATAGAATCTAAAAAAATCCGTgttaaacaaacaaaaaaaaaagataaaaaatacaatggaTGGAACGTGTAAGTTAATGATGTAAGGTAACTTTCCTCTGACAAACAATATGTAAAACGCACTACATATAAGCATATGCAtgtcacacacacacgcgcgcacacacacatacacatacatacacaaacaTATACACATCATACACGCATATGTGCACTTGTGTTGGGTGGTTCCCTGTTCCATTACTGACGTTGCTGCATACGACCTGGCCATTCTATTGGACTCTGACACTGGTTTACTACACACAACGCGTTCGAAGACgatgtttatatttacaattcatAATACCGATGTTCTATGTATCTGTAACTGTAACGCATGTTATCCTGAGTTTATCGCTCATTTCAATCGGACGATAAAGCACACGTGTGCACGATTTAACCTGGCTTGTCATTTCTAATGATATGCCTTCCAGGTACAGATATGTTGTACTTAAGACTGTGGGAAATGATCGGATCGGCATTCTGCAGAAAAGAGACCAGACTCGCTAAAATAGCAAAGTACAACTAATCATGTTCTACAACAATGTCCTCTACTTTAGAATACAAATTGAACGTAAACTCTCTgtgtataatttgtattttacgataaaggacaaattttttgtttgtgtCAGTCTTTTTCTGCAGAATTTAGCCAATTTATATTCGtgtatattatactattttcaCAGATAATAATCTCTGTATTGCGTGTAGACTGCAGAAAGTCATATACGTTTTTCGTTGGACTTagcataataatttgttaatttatttatattttttgtacatatatatcgcgcaTTTTCTCGTTACTCCGTGCCACTTGAATCAAGTGGTTTCTAAACTACATCAcacaattgttaaaatttatattgtaaaatttttgcgaatcaaaaagagaaaaaacgtGTTAGGGGCTTTCAAAGGAAAAGTTTATTCCTTATAGCAACTCGcgcaattttttatcacattacTACAAACTCTGTTCACGTCTCTG from Anoplolepis gracilipes chromosome 6, ASM4749672v1, whole genome shotgun sequence harbors:
- the Dp1 gene encoding vigilin, with the translated sequence MQQQSVMEEETAYEPPTYDETFPVLPESSSSNSGQYNIFPINNSLQLGRITITQMFRVPGEERKFDHSDKFGERESIRTCKTIMKETNTIIEIASSKDQSLTFLITGKQNQVLEAKRRILTTFQTQASKQISIPKDHHRWILGKQGQRLKDLEQKTATKINVPGVQDQSDIITITGTKEGIEKAEHEIRVISDEQSRKAFERITVPKIYHPFIYGAHNENLNAMMAETGARINIPPASVQQDEITIAGEKEGVLSAKQKIESIYKDMEKRCTTVSVEVPKSQHKYVIGPRGSTIAEILQTTGVSVEMPAPDSATGTITLRGPQEKLGQALNKVYEKANSVRTAVVEAPVWIHKYIIGRKGVNIKKITQEMPKVNVEFTGKEDKIKIEGPPEEVEKAQNELQLMANDLIAKLTFTELNVDPRFYKHIIGKNGCNVNRVKEGTGVVISISENDGSNVIRIEGNLAGVLKAQTELVEMVKKLENEKEKDVIIDHRYYRNIIGNKGDNIKEIRDKFNQVQITIPGPGEKGDIVKIRGPKEDVDKCHKHLMKLVKELNESNHVLEVPIFKQFHKFVIGKGGVNIRKIREETQTKIDLPAEGEKSDVITITGKKENVEKAREMIQKIQNELANIVTEEITIPPKFYNSLIGTGGKLIHSIMEDCGGVTIKFPTAESKSDKVSIRGPKDDVEKAKAQLLELSNEKQLSSFSVEVRAKVQHHKFLIGKNGANIKKIRESTGARIIFPTDEDQDKEVITIMGKKEAVEKAKAELEATIKEIDNIIEGEIRIDPKHHRHFVARRGGVLHRIADECGGVQISFPRAGVDSDRVILKGSHECIEAAKQRMREIVQDLESMVTVECIIPQKHHRTVMGAKGRKVQNITSEYDVQIKFPDRDVYEEQKVPEQINGENGETGEIVLSCDIIRITGQPENVAAAKQALLDLVPITIQVDVPFDFHRSIIGQKGKDVRELMNTYDVHIMLSPAEEKLDYIKISGTPSCVQNAKEAILEKCETLKAEREDRALKSFELKLEVDPEYHPKIIGRKGAVISKIRSDHDVQINFPRKGDPEEHIITITGYEKNAYSARDDIMKIVNELNGLTKEEVQINAAVHSRLIGAKGRNIRKIMDEYKVDIKFPRKTDADPNIVTIVGVEENVADARERLLNLEEEYMQDVIENEYRESLRSPQRDDANVGGNENDTGFIVKGGPWEQQQQQQQPQSAPNTASVEEFPQFAGYSHVPVATPDGPWGIKR